The nucleotide sequence TAGGTTCCCTGCTCGGACTCATGGTGACTTCCCCATCCCGGAGGCGCACGTGACTCGCAGGACGAACGCAAGAGTCGCCGGCTTCACATTTCTCTTTTACATCGCGGCCGGCATCACCGGTATGGTCCTGTTCGGCCGGGCGACCAGCGGAGAGGGGATCGCCGCCAAGCTCGCGACCATCGCCCAGCACGCGACGGACGTGCGCCTCTCCGTATTGCTCACGCTGCTCGAAGCCTTCTCGGCCCTTGTGCTGGCTGTGACGCTCTACGCGATCACGCGCGATCAGGATCCCGATCTCGCGATGCTGGGCCTGACCTGTCGCGTCGCCGAAGGCATCACGGGCGTCTTCGTAGCGCGGACGCTGGGGCTCCTCTGGCTCGCGACGTCCGCCGGAGCAAGCCTACCAGACACCGAGCGAGCGCACGCCCTCAGCGCATTCCTTCTCAGGATGGGGGCGTGGAACCCCGCCGCAATCTTCTTCGCGGTGGGCAGCACCCTCTTCTCCTGGCTCCTCCTCCGCGGCAGGATGATCCCGGTCGCACTGGCGCGGCTCGGCGTGCTTGCATCGGTCCTGGCCGTCGTGATCCTTCCGCTGGACCTCGTCGGAATGCTCGGCGGCCCCGTCGTCTGGTTGATGTGGCTACCCTTGTTGGTATTCGAGGTGACGCTTGCGCTGTGGCTGCTCATCAAGGGCGTGGCGATGCCGGCGCGCGCGTCCTCGTGAAGCTGCATGAGCTGGCGCCTCCATCGTCATGAGGTCCGGTCGAAGGAGAGCGCCCCCTCGTTCCTGGTTCTTCCTGTTCTTCCTCGTGTCGGGCTCTTGCGCCCTCGTCTACGAGGTGGTGTGGCTAAGGCTGGCCATGGCTGCCTTCGGCGTCACCACGCCGCTGGTCTCGATCGTCCTGTCGGTCTTCATGACCGGCCTCGGTCTGGGTAGCTGGGGCGCGGGACGCCTGGCGCGCCACCTCGCG is from Candidatus Eisenbacteria bacterium and encodes:
- a CDS encoding DUF4386 domain-containing protein produces the protein RFPARTHGDFPIPEAHVTRRTNARVAGFTFLFYIAAGITGMVLFGRATSGEGIAAKLATIAQHATDVRLSVLLTLLEAFSALVLAVTLYAITRDQDPDLAMLGLTCRVAEGITGVFVARTLGLLWLATSAGASLPDTERAHALSAFLLRMGAWNPAAIFFAVGSTLFSWLLLRGRMIPVALARLGVLASVLAVVILPLDLVGMLGGPVVWLMWLPLLVFEVTLALWLLIKGVAMPARASS